From the Pseudomonas putida genome, one window contains:
- the cprA gene encoding cationic peptide resistance protein CprA (CprA (cationic peptide resistance A) is an SDR family oxidoreductase by homology), whose translation MNAPAPHINFDLHEHMLLTGATGFLGGSVTAQLIARGRSANLCFLVRADSQQQGLERLRDNLRQHGVDEQDCLALRAEQILCGDFLDTRWLADATPRLMQIDRVINCAAVASFSKNPNIWPVNVEGTYAFAEVMSRSTRLKRFLHVGTAMSCGPQRESPISESWEFPAAEQQLVDYTASKAEIERRMSEQLPQLPLVVARPSIVVGHRTLGCQASASIFWVFRMGFALESFTCELDEQIDVIPVDYCAEALIGLTLKPRLEHNLYHISAGHQAACTFGEIDQAFAHANGAQPVGERYRRVDVDDLKSLAQDFEARIGPANPRLVLRALRLYSGFADLNYLFDNSRLLEEGIAVPPRFTDYLDVCVKSSSGVSIATQMQWDFK comes from the coding sequence ATGAACGCGCCTGCCCCACACATCAACTTCGATCTGCACGAACATATGCTGCTGACTGGCGCCACCGGTTTTCTCGGTGGCTCGGTAACTGCCCAATTGATTGCCAGAGGCCGCAGCGCCAACCTATGTTTCCTGGTGCGCGCCGACAGCCAGCAGCAAGGCCTCGAACGCCTGCGCGACAACCTGCGCCAACACGGCGTTGACGAGCAGGACTGCCTGGCGTTGCGCGCCGAGCAGATCCTGTGCGGCGACTTCCTCGATACTCGTTGGTTGGCCGACGCGACGCCACGGCTGATGCAGATCGACCGGGTGATCAACTGTGCGGCGGTGGCCTCGTTCTCGAAGAACCCGAACATCTGGCCGGTCAACGTCGAAGGTACCTACGCCTTCGCCGAGGTGATGAGCCGCTCGACGCGCCTCAAGCGCTTCCTGCACGTGGGCACGGCGATGAGCTGCGGCCCGCAGCGCGAATCGCCGATCAGCGAATCGTGGGAGTTCCCGGCGGCCGAGCAGCAGCTGGTCGACTACACCGCATCCAAGGCCGAGATCGAGCGGCGGATGAGCGAGCAGCTGCCGCAACTGCCGCTGGTGGTGGCGCGCCCGTCCATCGTGGTGGGCCACCGCACCCTCGGTTGCCAGGCATCGGCCAGCATCTTCTGGGTGTTCCGCATGGGCTTCGCGCTGGAGAGCTTCACCTGCGAGCTGGATGAGCAGATCGACGTTATCCCGGTCGACTACTGCGCCGAAGCGCTGATCGGCCTCACCCTCAAGCCGCGCCTGGAGCACAACCTGTACCACATCTCGGCTGGCCATCAGGCCGCCTGCACCTTTGGCGAGATCGACCAGGCCTTCGCCCATGCCAATGGCGCGCAGCCGGTTGGCGAGCGCTACCGCAGGGTCGATGTCGATGACCTGAAAAGCCTGGCGCAGGATTTCGAAGCGCGCATCGGCCCGGCCAACCCGCGCCTTGTGCTGCGCGCCCTGCGCCTGTACAGCGGCTTTGCCGATCTCAACTACCTGTTCGATAACAGCCGCCTGCTTGAGGAAGGCATCGCCGTGCCGCCGCGCTTTACCGATTACCTGGATGTGTGTGTGAAGTCGTCCAGCGGGGTGAGCATTGCGACCCAGATGCAGTGGGATTTCAAGTAA
- a CDS encoding 2-hydroxyacid dehydrogenase: MKKRIVLYKRLSDALLARLEEQVEVTWVDTGATDGLARLRDALPGAHGLLGASLRLDSELLDLAPQLEVISSVSVGVDNYDIADLTRRGVMLTNTPDVLTETTADTGFALILATARRVVELAGWVREGQWQASLGPAHFGTDVHGKTLGIVGMGRIGEALARRGSAGFGMRVLYHSSRAKPEVEARYAARYCSLEALLAEADYVCLTVPLSASTEGLIGARELGLMKPEAILVNIARGRVVDEAALIEALQQKRIRGAGLDVFVQEPLAADSPLLQLDNVVATPHIGSATHETREAMARCAVDNLLSALVGQRPPNLVNPI, translated from the coding sequence ATGAAGAAACGCATTGTCTTGTACAAACGCCTGTCCGACGCCTTGCTGGCCAGGCTGGAAGAACAGGTAGAGGTGACTTGGGTGGACACCGGAGCCACGGATGGCCTGGCGCGTTTGCGCGACGCCTTGCCAGGCGCCCATGGCCTGCTGGGCGCCAGCCTGCGCCTGGACAGCGAGCTGCTTGACCTGGCACCGCAGCTGGAGGTGATTTCCAGCGTCTCGGTGGGGGTCGACAACTACGACATTGCCGACCTGACACGACGCGGGGTAATGCTGACCAACACCCCTGACGTACTCACCGAGACCACCGCCGATACCGGCTTCGCCCTGATCCTGGCCACCGCGCGACGGGTGGTGGAGCTGGCCGGCTGGGTGCGTGAGGGGCAATGGCAGGCGAGCCTTGGGCCGGCGCATTTCGGTACCGATGTGCATGGCAAGACCTTGGGCATCGTCGGCATGGGGCGTATTGGCGAAGCGTTGGCCCGGCGCGGCTCGGCCGGGTTCGGCATGCGTGTGCTGTACCACAGTTCGCGGGCCAAGCCCGAGGTGGAGGCGCGTTATGCAGCGCGTTACTGCAGCCTGGAGGCGTTGCTGGCCGAGGCGGACTACGTATGCCTGACAGTGCCGCTCAGTGCCAGCACCGAGGGGCTGATCGGCGCCCGCGAGTTGGGGTTGATGAAGCCCGAGGCGATACTGGTGAACATTGCCCGTGGACGGGTGGTGGATGAAGCCGCGTTGATCGAGGCGCTGCAGCAGAAGCGGATTCGCGGGGCAGGGCTGGATGTGTTCGTGCAGGAGCCGCTGGCTGCCGATTCGCCGCTGTTGCAGCTGGACAATGTGGTGGCGACGCCGCATATCGGCTCTGCAACCCATGAAACGCGGGAGGCCATGGCGCGTTGTGCAGTGGACAATCTGCTAAGCGCCCTGGTAGGCCAACGTCCGCCGAACCTGGTCAACCCGATATAA